The proteins below come from a single Ailuropoda melanoleuca isolate Jingjing chromosome 1, ASM200744v2, whole genome shotgun sequence genomic window:
- the LOC105240941 gene encoding keratin-associated protein 6-1-like encodes MVRCRLQPNLQIPRINAGSGRCDTSLLLLYPTTTSTNNTMCGSYYGGCGYGGCGYGGCGYGGCGYGGCGYGGCGYGGLGCGYGSSYGCGFRRLGCGYGCGSGCGYGYGSRSVCGYGCGSGYGSGFGCY; translated from the exons ATGGTCCGTTGTCGCCTACAGCCTAACCTACAGATTCCCCGAATTAACGCAGGAAGTGGGAGATG TGAcacttctcttctccttctctaccCAACCACAACCTCAACAAACAACACCATGTGTGGCAGCTACTACGGAGGCTGTGGCTATGGAGGCTGCGGTTATGGAGGCTGCGGTTATGGAGGCTGCGGCTATGGAGGCTGCGGCTATGGAGGCTGCGGCTATGGAGGCCTGGGCTGTGGCTATGGCTCCAGCTATGGCTGTGGCTTCCGCAGACTGGGCTGTGGCTATGGCTGTGGCTCTGGCTGTGGCTACGGCTATGGCTCCCGCTCTGTCTGTGGCTATGGATGTGGCTCCGGCTACGGCTCTGGCTTTGGCTGTTACTAA